The following DNA comes from candidate division WOR-3 bacterium.
TGGATAGGACCGGTAACGTCTGAAGGTTTCACAGCAGCAGGTGTTTTCCCTACCAATGGATCTGAATACCGAGGTTTTTGTCAGTGTTATGTGTCGGGAATCCCTTCAAACTCCGAAGTCATCAAAACTCATTTGAGACTGACGATAAACAGCGTTCACGGAACTAATCCTCTTGAATTGAATGTCAACAGAATTCAGGGAATGTCAACTCCTTCTGCGAATGCTTGCGCTCAGCCGCCATTTTATATTCAAAACGAGAATATTGCTGAACCATCAGGTTCCGTTCACTGGATTGATTTAAGTCAGACATCAGCGGGAACTGACATAATGGAAGCTAACAACGGCTTAGTAGATCATATCTTCGGTTTCGGACTAAGCGACAATAATCTGTCTACTTGGTCTCTATACTATTTTTATGCAAATACCGAGGATCATTTAGTAGATGCAAAAGTAAAAGTATTTGTCGATCAATGGACAAAAGACGCAGAGATAAATTTAATTGAATCTGATGAAGTTGATTTCAGTGAAAACCGATTGAATTTAAGATTAAGTTCATTTTTTGCAGATAATTCTATTGATATACATTTTTCTGGTGTTATGCCGGGAAATAATAAGATCAGGATTTTTGATATATCCGGAAGACTAATCAAAACAATTGAGATATCAGAAGGTAAAGAAAATATAACTTGGGATTTAAGAGATGATTACGGGAATTATTGCTCAAACGGTTCATATTTTATAATCCTGGAATCAGAAAACAGAGAAATTGTTAAAAAATTCGAAATATTTCATTAACTATTTATATAATCCTTCTTCCCATTAGTGCTCATTCGTATTTTTTT
Coding sequences within:
- a CDS encoding amidase domain-containing protein — protein: MTTLVIIFGQDVFGYSFPYNRAAAIAYADSYCEDYNIAYFNNVKINKLTKVLEHNVDCANFVTQCLKAGGRDICDPIYDYTPNVFSGYQSSYYSCTKQLVRYLRRIAVESVGDPSILEVGDVIMFKNSVQDTSFFHTAIVVDIQGSDIYYAAHTKDRRHQELLNPTSQIYHYFHILDEYVFFPQWGWGYYYKLMGNWIGPVTSEGFTAAGVFPTNGSEYRGFCQCYVSGIPSNSEVIKTHLRLTINSVHGTNPLELNVNRIQGMSTPSANACAQPPFYIQNENIAEPSGSVHWIDLSQTSAGTDIMEANNGLVDHIFGFGLSDNNLSTWSLYYFYANTEDHLVDAKVKVFVDQWTKDAEINLIESDEVDFSENRLNLRLSSFFADNSIDIHFSGVMPGNNKIRIFDISGRLIKTIEISEGKENITWDLRDDYGNYCSNGSYFIILESENREIVKKFEIFH